DNA from Strix aluco isolate bStrAlu1 chromosome 2, bStrAlu1.hap1, whole genome shotgun sequence:
CTACCAAAAATGCATTCATGGGTTTTACATAAGAGGTTTGTATAACATAGAGGTTTATATAACATAATTCTCCAACGACTTCAACCTATGAATCTTACACAAGCTATTTCAAGTAGAGGGGATCAAACCACGTGATATGTTTCACAAGTTTGTATTACAAAGTAATGATTTTACTGAAGTTATCTTAATATAAGGCAGAATTCACTAAAGGCTAAATAATACACAGTTTAATACCTGCGGTTGTTCAACATGAAACTGTTTTCtgtagtcttaaaaaaaaaaaatcggtaaCCTTAGAGATCCTAGAGCTCCCTCTGGTCTCCAGAGATGATAAAACGAGTTTGTTTGCAAATACATTAATCATGCACAGTCCTTGCTGTAACAGTAAGCAGATGAGTGACTGTCAAGATGAGGATCACAGCATTAAAACTGCTCCATTTCCAAAAGCTGTCTCCAAACCAGCTTTCACGCTGTCTGTGTTGACCCTGCCTGGCATGTTGCTTCTGCATTGGCGATGGTGAGAGCTGACAGAAAGGTGCCCTGATTCTTCCAAAATGGTTATTCAAAAGGCTAAACATGAATGTCCTTATTTCCCTGGTCACAGATTTGGGGGCAGCGGCTGGGTTTGGGCTGCCTCATGCCCTGCCCAAGCGCTGGCTCTTCTCACCCACCCCAGTCTGTGACAGCATATTCCTCTCTCTGTTCTCAAACTGAGTTTTAGACCCATTCCAAGAGTACCAAATTGGGTTATTTACTCAAGTCACAGACTGTTACCCACCAGggcccatggaaaaaaaaaaaaaagggattcaACATTAGGATTCAACattaatctttattttctctcttgttctCAGTATTATTCTTAGTAAACCTAATTTTGCACCCAGACCCATCCACATCGAAGAACACTTTCAAACAGAGCTTATAAACCCAGAGCTAATTCACTCCTAATTAGAAGTTGGGATTCCTGGCAGAGGGACAGATGCTGAAACGCTTTTAAACTTGGAGGAAACCCAGCATAAAGGTGCCAAAGCTAAAGCAGGAAAGGTTGTGGGTATTTTTTTACCAACACTACTGTTGTGATACGGTCTCCTGAGGCAGGTATGTTTGGGGTCAGCTCTTGCTCAGAGGGCTGCTCTCTAATGGAAACGTGTTTTGCATGCCTGTTATGGGGCTGGCAGTACTGCCCATATAGAGGATTTCCCCTGTGTGAGGCTGCTTTTCACCCTgtctccagccccaccatgactGTGGGCTTCAGGGCTCGGGAAACTAACAGAAGCATGTTTTACGTTGTGCCCCACAAGACTGGCCACAGGAATACACAGCTAGTGTGGAGACCACAGGCTTGGTGAGAAGTCTCTTCATTGCCCTGTAGCCAGCACAATCAAGGGGAAGAAAGACTTTAACTCAGGGGCTTCATCCCTCCCATTGgccagggagagggaaggaggtggATGGAGGAGATGGAAAGAGCTGATTCCCAGGGACTGTTGCTTTCATGCCCGTGCCTGGTACCCGTGCCGAACAGCGCCGGGTTCAGCTTCAAATGGGAAGAGTCATCTTCCTCACCTGACACTTAAACTTTGCTGGTCTGTCCCTGTCTGCCTTTCAAAGGCCCCAAGCTTGTGGTATCTTGTCCCTGTGGGTCCCCTGGAAGGCAGTGCTTGAGCTCGCCCATTGGCAAGTGGTGAGCTGGGGTTTGCTGGAGCAAGCAAGGTGCTGTTGCCATTGCCACCAGCGTTGGTCCTGCCAGAAGACCCAATGAACTGCTCTGGGTACTACAATCACTACTGGGATAGTCTATGTAGGGGAGAGGCTTGGTGGTGGGGGGGTTTATGAGCTAGAACCCATGTCTCTTAAAGTACTGGGCTCGCCTAATCACGCTGTTGACGTAGTAGTTGTCTCTGTCGCATGGGTCTTCCTCATAGACCTGGAGGTTGCCCATTTTTGCACGGTAGGTGCAGATTCCCCCTGGAAAGAGTCAAGAAGGAGTTGTTATGGGAttataagtaaaaaataaagatttaaaagtaaaaattcctAATCAAAAGAGCCATGCATCTCACCAGCCTACACAACTGCTTGGGAAATTGCTAATTGTGCATTGTTGTTGAAAAGTAACTGATTTTGCAAAATCCTTATTTCTATAGTGAAGCAACCCATGACTGTCTCCAAATGCAGGTGGGAATAGCACATTGGTCCCACAAAAGGGTGTAATCTAAAAAGGCAGTGGCAGAACAAGGATGAGAGAGTAAGAAATAGCATAGGGTTAACAAATCAGCATGCAAATAAAATGGACTAGAAGCAAACCTGGATCCCAGGCTTCCTTGACATGGCTTAACAGCCTGCCATGATAAGTCTGTTGTGTTGCAGTGCCTCAatttctgccttccccagtgGCTTTTGTTTGGTTGGCAGAGACATGGAGGCCCTGCGCACACTGCTTTGAGCTGGGAGGCTGCATCTATATTCAGACCTCTTGCCAGTCTGCTGTTTTGGCATTCCCTCTTTTAAACTAGAAAACTCTGGGGGTTCTTTTTGGTAAGAGATGCTGTAAAATCTGCCAGacttatgctttttttcccttaaaagtgACACCAACAAATGCACAGCACTCCCATCACTCAGCGTGTCTCCCTTTCTAGTATATAGCCCATCATGTACCTCTCAGCTGCCGGTCCCAGGTCCAGGTAGGATGTCTCGCCCGTACTTCATTAATTGAAAGAACCAGGATAGTTGAGCACTGATTTATGTGTTCTTCACTATCCCACACTCCAAAAGGGAGGTGTTGCTGCCCACCAAGCTAGAAAATTCAAGCAAGAAAATGGGTTTCCCTCTGAACACAACCACCACTATAGCTTTCCCCTGTTCTTTGTACTCCCAGGCTGTGACTCACTGAAGTGACCTTATTCAGGACAACACTTAAGCACAACCTTTGATGTAGAGGGAATGCATTTAAGTCCTATCTCAAACACAGACCAGTCATTTGCTAAGGTAAGGCCCTGGGATATACACTATGTTACTGTTCTGTTACTCATACTTAATCATCCCGATGTACCTGCATCAAGCCGTACTTGTGACGTTCTTGGTCCCAGCCGTTGTCCAGGAGCAGGCCGACACGGCTTTCCTGCGAGATGATGGCAGCAATAAGCGCCGGGTCCAAGCACAGGTTTCTGGCTACTCTCTTAATCGGGATCTCATATTTCCTCAGGCGTACAATGTCTGCCTCAGCAGACCTCTGTACCGTGGCAATTCCTGCAGCGTAGAAAAAGGCATACTTACACACCCTCCTGTCCAAAACCCTCAATTTCCCCTTGAGTGGTTGTATCAAAGGAGTAACGtgagttttgaaaaaaatgcagctacACCAAATTGGGCAATGGTACTTGAGGAACAAGCACAGCCCTATCGGCTCTAACCGTGGCTGAGGAGCTGCCATGCCAGTACCCGAGGATGGTGAGGGGAAGAGGGCAGCTTCCTAGGGAGTGGGACCACATGTTCGTGGTCCTCTTCTGCTGCCACACCACTGGAAATGCAGCTCTGGAGctggaaaactgaaatttaaaattgcatttgaaaaaatCAAGAGATGCATTACTACTGACCTGCCAAACTGCAGTAACAGCTATGTTGTTAGTCTGTGTAtaggaaggtgggttttttttaaagtaattttgaaacaGTTTGAAAACACGCAAGTGGGTTCAGATCCATGCTTGAACACCTGTAGTCAGGTGTCTGCTCTGGAGGTGCCTACATCTGAGGTATGTGGCAAAGTCCCTGGAGTTCTCAGTAGTATGAACCTGATGTAGTCAGCTGTGCAGTGACACAGGGCAATAACACAAGGCAAGAAAGAGGGAAATGGGAAGAAGTTTCTGAAAACGGGTCACCCAGAGATAGATGGCTACACACCTGGGACCTTCCCCCTGCAAACTGTGTCTCTGGCAGGTCACCACTGGCCAGCTCAGCTCACACACCAGCACTCAGGACCTGGCTCTGTACATCTTTCCTTTCAAGCAGACAGGCCCCCAGGGTTTTGTGAGGATGCTGATGCTAAAGTCCTGGCTGATGAAGAAGCTGTTTTAACTGGAAAGCGGTTGAGCCATTTCCCTTTGCTTAGAGGCTGAGGATCCTGACTGTGAGCCCTGAAGTTTGTCCTCCCACTTCCCACCAGGTCTGGAGGCTTCACAGCACCTGTCATTTTGAGAGAGGAGGTGTTGCTTTCTCCCTTTTGGCTAATTGAATAGCTGCACCACATTTAATTTGGCAATAACAGAAGGTGAAGCATCTCTCTGTCAGGTACAAACAGGTTGACAAACCAAGCAATGAATAATACCTACCACAGTCCGGGGCTCTTATGGCTGCACAGGAGATCGCGGGGGCTTGAAGAGCACTTATATCGCCATAGCAACTGTAACTCATGGATGGAcctgaaaaattaaatggaagtgTTTGAACACAAGATCTCAGAGCAGTATTGTACAGCATGCTGCAAGTGCATACAAGTCAAGCACAAGGGATTCATCCAGACCTGTAACCCACATCACCTGTTTGTATGGTTGCCACTGCTCTCCATCAGTAACATTATCAAAGAAAGCTAGAGAACAGAAATTTGTTCTTTTCTAATTTAATAGGTTGAAGCAAATGAAACTAATGACAATTTGGATGAATAGGCATCTGCCCTGTTAGGTCTAAAGGCTGGTGTGGGAGAGGGGATCCACAGCCCCTGCATTTATTTCAGAGGGCTCTTCCCATTCAATGCTCACCAATGTCTGGGATCCCTCAGATGATGTCTGGCAGTACCTGAGCACCCTGGCAGGGAGCATCTCCTTCATCCCTCTGTAACTTGGTGAGGAATTAATTCAGGAGAGTGCTTGCATCAGCCTGGGCAAACTACTCTGCTTCCCCAGTAGCTGAGGAATGAATAGCCTCCACCAAATAGATTGTCACGTTTGTGAGACCATTACTGACTAGGCAGGGAGATTGGATGAGGTTAGCTGGGAAAATCAAGAGGAGGAATGTTTGTGACTCTCTTTTGGTGTCAGTCCCGTACTCCAGACGTGCTGGTTTAAAGGACACACATCAGCAGCAAGCAGCCTCATACGGCAGCCAAGGACCTTCAGGGTTTTACAGTGCCATGCAGAAAGGGGACCTCAGGCCTGACTGCACACCTCCTCTCCTCAGTCCCTCTGCAAACAGTTCTCAGGGTGCTTCCAACAGcaacccaaacccaaccctgGCTCACCGACAAGGGCCATAAGGCCCAGCAAGAGCAGTGCAGGGATCATGGCGGTGGCTCTCCTCAGCTGCCCCAGGAGACCTGGAAACACAGTGGTTTgcaaaacatgaagaaatcagTGCTGATATTCAACAGTCCTGTAGCAAAGTTTGCGTGCCAGAAGTTCCCACCCCAGGGCACCAGACTGGGATGGCATTAGCTGAAGACAGCTTGGGGAGCAGAGTCACCCTCTCCGCAGCATGCTCCCCACCTCACTCCCAGCACAGGATGCAGCCACCAGCTTCAGAGAGTGGTGATGGGAGGAGAGGCAAGTGATGGGAACCCCATCTGCTCCTTATTTCCTCCTTGTTTGGGGGATATAGGCTTCTCCTGCAGCTAATGTCCTCTCCATCTCCTGTGCCACTACACCATCACATCGAGAGGGAAGGGCTGAGCCTGGGGAGCTTGGCAGCAGGGAGGTCGCTGTCAGCAGCCTGGGccagcagaaattttttttagctCCTGTCACTTCACATCGCTTACTCACATGGCCCCTCCTGAACACCCGTAGCATGTCTTTATGATGAGAAGGTACAGGACCTTGCTTTAATTATATACATGTTTGAAGTCTAATGTGCTACAGAGTGCACATCTTTTGCTTCTGTGTTCAAGAGGcaatgggatttttgtttgtcttttggaaaaacatgttttcaaaaatcaAGAAATATGACCCTTAATTCTCTACTAAGAGCTTGCAAGGAAACTCCAAGATTTATCTGGGGGATTAATATTTCTGTGTTAATTTCTGTGTGCGATAATGGCAGATAATCACTTTAGTAATAAATACATCTGTTGTGCTTATTAATAAAATTCCAAAATGTCATCCAATAATAGGTATCAACTGCAAAAAACATTAACTACTTGCCTTGCTGGTGAATGCATTTAAACTGAGCAGTTTTTACAGCttacatactttttttccccaagagagtTTCAAATACAAAACACGCCATGAGTCTCGCAGGCAATCATCATGCAATGCTGTTAACACTTGAAAATGCCTTATTGATTTTAATAATGTGTGACCTTTTCTCTGGCCTGTATTTCTACTGCAAACCAGACTGCATGGATGCAGAAACACAAATAGTCCACCAGTGTCATTGGAAAGACTCCCTTGTCCTGAGTGAGCTTATTCAGGCCAGCAAACACTCATGGCCAGAGCTGAGTACACACAGTAGCTCAGTTTGAGCTCTAACACTAACACTGAGTATTCACAAGCCCGGATCAAAATAGCTTGACTGAGTACCTATGGATTCAATGGCAAATCCATATGGGGCCCCATCAAAAGCTACCGGCTGTAGCTGTTTCCACATGCAGAAAATTGCCAGATTATAAAGTTTTAAGTtatcagccttttttttccctcccatcaCAAAATTCATCACTGGCCATAGATAGCAACAGAATAGCAATCACAATATTGACAAAAtactaaatcaaaacaaaaccaaggctTCTGGCTCTAAATAAATATTCTATGAGAGAATGCAGACTCACCTGTTTTCAGTTGGCCTTCCTCTGAGACAGGTCCCTTGATgacttttatatatatgtgtatgaaaAGGTACCCACCCTATGGGCTTTGGAATGTTAATTCCTACCTAGCATGATGACAGTTGTTTTAAAGTACAATAAGTAATATATATTAAGAGCTTAGAACTCTTACTATTCCTTTCATCCAAAGATTTGCACAAGTGGTGGTTAGTAAGACTCAGGACAACtctgtgaaaggaaataaatactgGTTTTCCTCCATCAATGAGGACGTTGATGCACAATAAATGACTTGCAGAAAGCATTGCAGTGAATCAGTGGCAGAGGCCAGGCAAGCAGCAGATCCCTGTCTGGTGCTCTCCTTGCTTTGCATCTGAGATAAGGCTGGACACATTTCTGGAAGGattttttgtctcatttcctcaATGATTTCAGA
Protein-coding regions in this window:
- the LOC141919450 gene encoding lysozyme G-like — protein: MIPALLLLGLMALVGPSMSYSCYGDISALQAPAISCAAIRAPDCGIATVQRSAEADIVRLRKYEIPIKRVARNLCLDPALIAAIISQESRVGLLLDNGWDQERHKYGLMQLGGQQHLPFGVWDSEEHINQCSTILVLSINEVRARHPTWTWDRQLRGGICTYRAKMGNLQVYEEDPCDRDNYYVNSVIRRAQYFKRHGF